Proteins encoded within one genomic window of Pieris rapae chromosome 1, ilPieRapa1.1, whole genome shotgun sequence:
- the LOC110994764 gene encoding trafficking protein particle complex subunit 11, with product MASQPSDNTEFPPEIIQKPLALIGLSGLDTINNAIHKTIWDAFSNNRRPDRASVRFKLLNNTFEYPVVKPKRNSYEWYIPKGILKKNWIPKRISLIPAVIVIFYDMEWNDSQCNEKIIECASRVQSIRAAVEGHATRVAVVVVQSGLSPPPSEYMLGAERAQALCAACEIQSKSLFVLPHSDHLMGYIIRLENAFYDIAQNYYHHETKNIKQHRDHLNKTTHQYLFVRHQFKLGFLNEMKQDFSTAHKHYMHAFNNLLETRQVDTNIHEIRTVAGYLNYKLCKLLFALNLPRDAIAQLKNHIERYKSRIGPTELLFEHYAWIARQYSAFGELFDEAIRAGLPAIQSQHPGFYYQYAAQFTVKRRQAMRSVCCEALQYPAPPDPMEGIVEFYGQRPWRPGRLSADPHDPQKEQGAVLALQYNERIFNHSAMIISFLGSAISQFKTFHSPRMRKQLVVEMANEYYYCSDYGKALTLLTHMLWDYRREKWWFLASHVLNRALQCAYLSAKVQDYIQLSVEALSKNIQVPNNDKNRIFQNIMSVLNCTVPTPEPDIPNTSQNKAVEFWQNVIEKDPLLIAIDMVNISSFLEVKTKFLQSKYRMDEGIVVEIYVRHTHNASLEIKQAYLTISSNTETIEIQITKEGIPSFTIQKDKVHRFLCRFKSNPQDIGSQLHIRNVSFILEANQTRKIIFNFKIEDNKSTNLFVHPELLHFIMKPKTDFEFDCIVPSTSAAIMSRECQLSMNISNNAPALQGEWFPSIFTITNAEECPVFEITISLSLVSSHDNPNPESVTELSLKASESQTQPLTIHVANINQSQSYSNKFYLKSNKTASTTVQIKVSYFITFNETPRLQCMKEFLTKITVIKPFEVNVNFSDLNFKPITKCFIDDAFIVLPQIKILSPWPLVILDTELENIDCFEHCDDESQSCIKNLEVNDDDVASDAVCLRAKNMPKDLPTRLGLYNIKWKRKEETNGLFVMSTTALPALSIDNCPISIEVNYPEVVELQTSVPLKCVLKGNTHIPVRLNLTVEGTDSYMFSGYKKFSITVPPKEVVELCYNIHPLVAGNTIPPRLKATLLGDSSKQDAIKEMFEKNFPQNIFVMPKYNK from the coding sequence ATGGCGTCGCAACCTAGTGATAACACTGAGTTTCCGCCAGAAATTATTCAGAAACCTCTAGCTTTAATTGGACTCTCTGGGCTAGATACtattaataatgcaattcATAAAACCATATGGGATGCTTTTTCTAACAACCGACGGCCTGATCGAGCCTCGGTAAGATTTAAATTACTCAATAATACTTTTGAATATCCAGTGGTAAAGCCTAAACGAAACTCTTATGAGTGGTACATCCCTAAAgggattttaaagaaaaactggaTACCCAAAAGGATATCTTTAATACCTGCcgttatagtaatattttatgacatgGAATGGAATGACTCACAATGTAATGAGAAAATTATAGAATGTGCTTCAAGAGTCCAGTCTATAAGAGCAGCGGTAGAGGGACATGCAACTCGTGTTGCTGTAGTAGTAGTTCAGAGTGGCCTTTCTCCCCCACCTTCAGAATACATGCTTGGTGCAGAAAGAGCTCAAGCACTGTGTGCTGCTTGTGAAATACAGTCTAAATCATTGTTCGTTCTCCCACATAGTGATCACCTCATGGGGTACATCATAAGACTAGAGAATGCATTTTATGATATAGCTCAAAACTATTATCAtcatgaaactaaaaatataaagcagCATAGAGATCATTTAAACAAGACCACGCATCAATATCTATTTGTTCGTCATCAATTTaaacttggttttttaaatgaaatgaaacagGATTTTAGTACAGCACACAAACACTATATGcatgcttttaataatttactggAAACACGTCAAGTTGATACAAATATTCATGAAATCAGAACAGTTGcaggatatttaaattataaattatgtaaactaCTTTTTGCCTTAAATCTACCAAGAGATGCCATTGCACAgcttaaaaatcatattgaaAGATATAAAAGCAGAATTGGCCCAACAGAACTTCTGTTTGAACACTATGCATGGATTGCTAGGCAGTATAGTGCCTTTGGTGAATTGTTTGATGAAGCAATTAGAGCTGGACTTCCAGCTATACAGTCACAACATCCAGGTTTTTATTACCAGTATGCAGCACAATTTACTGTGAAGAGAAGACAAGCCATGAGATCAGTTTGTTGTGAGGCACTTCAGTATCCAGCTCCTCCAGATCCCATGGAGGGTATAGTTGAATTTTATGGCCAGCGCCCATGGCGACCAGGAAGACTTAGTGCTGATCCTCATGATCCACAAAAAGAACAAGGTGCAGTTTTAGCACTCCAATAtaatgaaagaatttttaatcacTCTGCAAtgattataagttttttaggAAGTGCAAtatcacaatttaaaacattccaCTCTCCTCGGATGAGGAAGCAATTAGTTGTTGAAATGgcaaatgaatattattattgttctgACTATGGCAAAGCTCTCACCTTGTTAACACATATGCTCTGGGATTACAGAAGAGAGAAATGGTGGTTTCTTGCATCCCATGTTCTCAATCGAGCTTTACAATGTGCATACCTGTCTGCAAAGGTACAGGATTATATTCAGCTTTCTGTTGAGGCactatcaaaaaatatacaggtcccaaataatgataaaaatagaatatttcaaaatattatgtcaGTTTTAAACTGTACTGTTCCTACACCTGAACCAGATATCCCAAATACATCACAGAATAAAGCTGTAGAATTCTGGCAGAATGTTATAGAGAAAGATCCGTTACTCATAGCTATTGACATGGTTAATATTTCCAGTTTTTTAgaggtaaaaactaaatttttacaatCAAAGTACAGGATGGATGAAGGTATTGTAGTAGAAATTTATGTAAGGCATACTCATAATGCTTCTCTTGAAATAAAACAGGCTTACCTTACAATATCTAGTAATACAGAAACAATAGAAATTCAAATAACTAAAGAAGGAATCCCAagttttacaatacaaaaagaTAAAGTACATCGATTTTTGTGCCGCTTTAAATCAAATCCGCAAGACATAGGCTCACAGTTACATATACGTAATGTATCTTTTATCCTTGAAGCAAATCAAactagaaaaattatatttaattttaaaatagaggATAATAAATctactaatttgtttgttcATCCTGAATTactacattttattatgaaaccaaaaactgattttgaatttgattgcATTGTGCCTTCAACATCAGCTGCAATTATGTCAAGAGAATGCCAACTCTCTATGAACATATCTAATAATGCTCCTGCACTTCAAGGAGAGTGGTTTCCAAgcatatttactattacaaaTGCTGAGGAATGTCCTGTTTTTGAAATCACAATTTCACTGTCACTTGTTAGCTCTCACGATAACCCAAACCCTGAATCAGTGACTGAATTAAGTCTTAAAGCAAGTGAGTCCCAAACTCAACCTTTAACAATACATGTGGCAAATATTAATCAATCACAAAGCTACTCTAACAAGTTCTACTTGAAGAGCAATAAAACTGCCAGTACTACAGTACAGATTAAAGTATCATACTTCATCACTTTTAATGAAACTCCAAGATTGCAATGTATGAAAGAGTTTCTTACTAAGATTACTGTAATTAAACCCTTTgaagtaaatgttaatttttcagATTTAAATTTCAAGCCAATTACAAAGTGCTTTATAGATGATGCTTTTATAGTTTTgcctcaaataaaaattttaagtcCATGGCCGTTAGTAATACTTGACACAGAGTTAGAAAACATTGATTGCTTTGAGCACTGTGATGATGAATCCCAATCATGCATAAAAAATCTGGAGGTAAATGATGATGATGTTGCTTCTGATGCTGTTTGTTTAAGAGCCAAAAATATGCCTAAAGATCTACCAACTAGACTTGgactttacaatattaaatggaaaagaaaagaagaaaccAATGGTCTCTTTGTAATGAGCACTACTGCTTTGCCCGCATTGTCAATAGACAACTGTCCCATATCAATAGAGGTAAATTATCCAGAGGTAGTGGAGTTGCAGACAAGTGTGCCTTTAAAATGTGTTCTCAAGGGAAACACACACATTCCTGTGAGGCTTAACCTAACTGTAGAAGGAACCGATTCCTACATGTTTTCAggatataaaaagttttccaTTACAGTTCCTCCAAAGGAGGTAGTAGAATTGTGCTACAATATACATCCTTTGGTTGCTGGCAACACCATACCTCCACGGTTAAAAGCAACATTGTTGGGAGACTCTTCAAAACAAGATgcaataaaagaaatgtttgaGAAGAACTTTCCTcagaatatatttgttatgcctaagtacaataaatga
- the LOC110994774 gene encoding dolichyl-diphosphooligosaccharide--protein glycosyltransferase subunit DAD1 yields MTSIVSIIPKLYQEYANKTSKKLKIVDAYLLYVFLTGVIQFIYCCLVGTFPFNSFLSGFISCVSSFVLGVCLRLQVNPENKNEFSGLSAERGFADFIFAHLVLHIVVMNFIG; encoded by the exons atgactTCAATAGTATCAATAATTCCGAAGCTGTACCAAGAATACGCAAATAAAACTTCAAAGAAACTGAAAATCGTAGATGCGTATTTGTTGTACGTTTTCTTGACCGGTGTTATTCAGTTCATTTATTGTTGTCTGGTTGGCACATTTCCTTTCAATTCATTCCTTTCTGGATTTATTTCTTGTGTTAGCTCATTTGTACTGGGGG TTTGTTTGCGGTTACAAGTCAATCCTGAAAACAAAAATGAGTTCTCAGGACTAAGTGCTGAGCGAGGATTTGCAGATTTCATATTTGCACATTTAGTTCTTCACATTGTAGTTATGAATTTCATTggataa
- the LOC110994766 gene encoding proteasome subunit beta type-1 — protein MLNINDNFPEYALPGVKKVHFEPYADNGGSIVAIAGDDYAVIGADTRLSTGFSIYTREQKKLFKLSDKTVLGATGCWCDTLTLTRLLQARMQMYEHEHNKAMTTPAVAQMLSTMLYYKRFFPYYVSNILAGIDSDGKGCVYSYDPIGHCERSTYRAGGSAGAQLQPLLDNQIGLKNMQNVTEAPLPREKALALLKDVFISAAERDIYTGDSIYILIITATGIQEEKFELRKD, from the coding sequence atgttgaatattAACGACAATTTTCCTGAATATGCCTTGCCTGGAGTGAAGAAAGTTCATTTTGAACCCTATGCGGACAATGGTGGAAGTATTGTGGCCATAGCCGGTGATGACTACGCTGTAATTGGCGCAGACACTAGACTCAGCACCGGTTTCTCTATCTATACCAGGGAACAGAAGAAACTGTTTAAGCTATCTGATAAAACTGTCTTGGGTGCAACTGGTTGTTGGTGCGACACTCTAACCCTAACAAGACTGTTGCAAGCGCGTATGCAAATGTACGAACATGAACATAATAAGGCTATGACGACACCTGCAGTTGCTCAAATGTTGTCTACTATGCTTTACTACAAAAGATTCTTTCCCTACTACGTTTCTAACATACTGGCAGGCATAGATAGTGATGGCAAGGGATGTGTTTATAGCTATGATCCTATTGGTCACTGTGAAAGGTCAACATATAGAGCAGGAGGGTCAGCTGGAGCACAGCTGCAGCCTTTACTTGATAACCAGATTGGTTTGAAGAACATGCAAAATGTTACAGAGGCACCATTGCCAAGAGAAAAGGCGCTGGCTCTTTTGAAGGATGTTTTTATAAGTGCAGCAGAAAGAGACATCTACACTGGAGACAGCATTTACATCCTGATTATTACAGCTACTGGTATACAAGAAGAAAAATTTGAGCTCCGTAaagattaa
- the LOC110994809 gene encoding protein VAC14 homolog: MTERDYAPLSPACVRGLCDKIYEKRKFAGVEIEKMVKDFSDTNNTNQIKRLIRVLGQDLISSTNPNVKNGALMGLSSVAVGLGKGCESYVGELTHPIVACLGESEARVRYSASEALYNVLKIVRAAALPYFTLIFDALARLAADPEPQVKQGAELLDRLVKDIVTESASFDLAAFVPLVRERMYTRSASARQFAVSWICALDAAPSLGLRKYLPDLLDGLFTILDDPNPEIRRMCEVQLNEFLRSIRKEHSQVDFQAMINSLITHAQSSEELLQLTAITWMREFVELSGARMLPFASGILTAVLPPLAYADDPRKKIREIAATVNLQMQRLVESESEATKTDVKEKMEEDVEIQQGKLNLVSVVDVLTQMLLHNSVHTKIAALDWILHLYDKMPAEMSRETERVFNPALGALTDSSHEVVRRAIALLAETCSCDPTAPPVTDANQTPASKLESSPYYHKFLKALLRLLSTDESLLEERGSFIIRQLCVVLPAEAVLAALAGALAAERELRFAARLVDVLSAILLTAPELHATRRRLRSFADASTHALFQSLYRCWAHSGVALVALCLLTHNYRHCTQLIATFGDLEITVEFLTEIDKLVQLIESPIFAYLRLELLSGEQSTELRGALYGLLMILPQTTAFHALRHRLQAAPPPLPALLPTSTQHTVPVIDFEELLAHFQRVQSAHRAYRLADRRYI; the protein is encoded by the exons ATGACAGAGAGGGATTACGCCCCTTTAAGCCCGGCTTGTGTCCGAGGTTTATGtgacaaaatatatgaaaaaagaaaatttgctGGCGTGGAGATAGAAAa GATGGTTAAAGATTTTAGTGATACAAATAATAccaatcaaattaaaagattaataCGAGTACTTGGTCAAGATTTAATATCATCTACCAACCCTAATGTAAAGAATGGTGCTCTCATGGGCCTTTCATCAGTAGCTGTAGGATTAGGAAAA ggtTGTGAGTCATATGTGGGAGAGTTGACACATCCAATTGTTGCATGTCTTGGTGAAAGTGAAGCTCGTGTTCGTTACTCAGCTTCTGAGGCTTTATACAATGTCTTGAAAATTGTTAGAGCAGCTGCATTACCTTATTTTACCCTTATATTTGATGCATTAGCTCGATTGGCAGCAGATCCCGAACCACAAGTGAAGCAAGGAGCTGAACTTTTGGATCGCCTTGTAAAG GATATAGTAACAGAGAGCGCCTCGTTTGACCTCGCTGCTTTTGTACCACTTGTGCGCGAGAGAATGTACACTCGCAGTGCGAGCGCCCGTCAGTTTGCCGTTTCGTGGATTTGCGCATTAGACGCTGCACCCTCCCTTGGTCTAAGGAAGTACCTGCCCGATCTATTGGATGGACTCTTTACTATACTTGACGACCCCAATCCAGAAATACGACGCAT gtgTGAAGTACAGTTAAACGAGTTTCTACGCAGCATAAGGAAAGAACATTCGCAAGTAGATTTTCAAGCCATGATCAATAGTCTAATTACCCATGCGCAGTCTTCAGAAGAATTACTACAG TTGACAGCCATAACGTGGATGCGTGAGTTTGTGGAGCTGTCGGGAGCTCGCATGCTGCCCTTTGCTTCTGGCATCCTCACTGCCGTACTACCCCCACTCGCCTATGCTGACGACCCCAGAAAAA AGATTCGTGAAATAGCTGCAACAGTAAATTTGCAAATGCAGAGACTCGTTGAGTCTGAGTCTGAGGCGACAAAAACAGACGTGAAAGAAAAAATGGAAGAGGATGTAGAGATCCAGCAGGGAAAGTTGAATTTGGTGAGCGTTGTGGATGTTCTGACTCAGATGCTCCTTCACAACTCCGTGCACACTAAGATCGCGGCGCTTGATTGGATTCTTCATCTCTACGACAAAATGCCAGCTGAG ATGAGCCGCGAAACAGAACGCGTATTCAACCCGGCTTTGGGCGCTCTAACGGACAGCTCACATGAGGTGGTAAGGCGCGCCATTGCCCTATTGGCCGAGACCTGCTCTTGCGACCCCACTGCGCCCCCAGTTACTGATGCAAACCAAACGCCCGCAA GCAAACTTGAATCGAGCCCTTACTACCACAAGTTTCTGAAGGCGCTTCTGCGGTTGCTGTCCACTGACGAAAGCCTGCTGGAGGAGAGAGGATCATTCATAATCCGACAACTCTGCGTGGTACTGCCAGCAGAGGCAGTACTAGCGGCGTTGGCGGGTGCACTGGCAGCGGAACGCGAGTTGCGTTTTGCTGCGCGTCTGGTGGACGTCTTGTCCGCCATTTTGCTCACGGCGCCAGAGTTGCACGCCACCCGACGCCGCTTGCGCTCTTTCGCCGACGCT AGCACACACGCGCTCTTCCAGTCCCTGTATCGATGTTGGGCGCACTCGGGTGTGGCCTTAGTGGCGCTATGTTTGCTCACACACAACTACCGACATTGCACACAGCTAATCGCCACCTT TGGAGACCTGGAGATAACCGTAGAGTTCCTGACTGAGATCGACAAACTCGTGCAGCTAATTGAATCTCCCATATTTGCAT ATTTACGACTGGAGCTGCTGAGCGGTGAGCAAAGCACGGAGCTTCGTGGAGCGTTGTACGGGCTGCTAATGATACTACCCCAAACCACCGCCTTCCACGCGTTGCGGCATCGTCTCCAGGCGGCGCCACCTCCGCTACCGGCTTTACTACCGACATCCACTCAACACACTGTACCCGTGATTGACTTCGAAGAGTTGTTAGCCCACTTTCAACGTGTACAGTCCGCACACCGCGCCTATCGCTTAGCCGATCGCCGATATATTTAG
- the LOC110994773 gene encoding E3 ubiquitin-protein ligase AMFR: MPVTLMDRLPLPNLKVYSAGSVLLLSIAVYYAVNVTSDPNWRTNATLQKQQDVHMEAADIDGARNFTEQMMEVMTFMIQEPLCMWTLINMSWCLLAVGGWAVVRAVFGRLRVGEAQRAKDKLWNYVFYKFIFVFGVLNVHYLDELLLWCAWFTLLGALTLLTQLAKDRFEYLSSSPTSSSWAHGRLVALLAGELIAGTTLMAVAVRWGLPAGRDTFAFMAAECVIAMVPCVHVVARFVLRARGVDAAGSAAYYTHLVFDAVGLIAETGHVAHMVVHSNAVVSMASMVLLMQLRHLLHALLARLKRHRLYAALAHHMSRNYPMASPEEVEKNQDNCAICWEPMKEARKLPCAHLFHNSCLCRWVQQDASCPTCRRSLSARPTPPPATLTPLSPLNPLNPLTHIGSDPPAANHLFHFDGSRYVSWLPSFSVEVTRVPAPAVATPAPQTNTPLSPQLDAIIAQVSAVFPQYSAAAVRADVSRTRSAHLTIENILEGRLPAPLSPPTENARQVNLEPAASAPETVAELHSAESVEAEFSESAAEREMALRRRKMQLLDAARRRYLQRLRPNTTEHGMMS, translated from the exons ATGCCTGTGACACTCATGGACAGGTTGCCCTTGCCGAACCTGAAGGTTTATTCGGCGGGAAGTGTTTTACTGCTTTCTATTGCAGTTTATTACGCCGTTAATGTAACTAGTGATCCTAATTGGAGAACAAATGCCACTCTCCAAAAGCAGCAAGATGTACATATGGAAGCTGCAGATATAGATGGTGCCAGAAATTTCACTGAGCAAATGATGGAAGTTATGACCTTTATGATTCAAGAGCCCCTGTGTATGTGG ACGCTGATCAACATGTCTTGGTGTCTGTTGGCGGTGGGTGGATGGGCGGTGGTGCGCGCAGTCTTCGGGCGTTTGCGCGTAGGTGAAGCGCAGCGCGCTAAAGACAAGCTGTGGAACTATGTGTTCTATAAGTTTATCTTCGTGTTTGGGGTGCTCAATGTCCACTACCTGGACGAGCTTCTTCTCTGGTGCGCCTGGTTTACGCTTCTTGGTGCGCTTACCTTGCTTACCCAGCTAGCGAAGGACAGATTTGAATAT TTGTCGTCGTCGCCGACGTCCTCATCATGGGCGCACGGGAGGCTTGTAGCGCTGCTCGCTGGCGAGTTGATTGCTGGAACTACGCTGATGGCTGTGGCAGTACGATGGGGCCTGCCCGCTGGCCGGGACACATTCGCCTTCATGGCCGCTgag TGCGTGATAGCTATGGTGCCTTGCGTGCATGTAGTAGCTCGATTCGTACTTCGAGCACGCGGTGTTGATGCAGCCGGCTCCGCTGCCTACTACACGCATCTTGTATTTGAc GCGGTCGGGCTAATAGCTGAGACGGGTCACGTAGCCCACATGGTGGTTCACAGCAACGCGGTTGTTTCTATGGCCTCGATGGTGCTGTTGATGCAGCTGCGACACCTGCTACACGCACTTCTTGCCCGTCTTAAGAGACATCGCCTGTATGCTGCGCTGGCGCATCATATGAGCCGCAA CTACCCTATGGCCAGCCCGGAGGAGGTGGAAAAGAACCAGGATAACTGCGCCATCTGTTGGGAACCCATGAAGGAGGCGCGTAAGCTGCCTTGCGCTCATCTATTCCACAA CTCTTGCCTTTGTCGTTGGGTGCAACAAGACGCATCGTGCCCCACATGCAGACGATCACTATCGGCCCGCCCCACGCCGCCGCCCGCTACGCTCACGCCTCTGTCTCCGCTTAATCCACTTAACCCGCTCACACACATTGGCTCCGATCCGCCCGCCGCTAACCACCTTTTCCACTTTGATG GCTCCCGATATGTTTCGTGGCTGCCCAGTTTCTCTGTGGAGGTGACAAGAGTACCAGCCCCTGCCGTCGCCACCCCGGCCCCGCAGACTAACACGCCACTTTCACCGCAACTGGACGCTATTATTGCACAG GTGTCAGCTGTGTTCCCACAGTACAGCGCAGCAGCGGTACGTGCCGACGTGTCCCGTACCCGTTCAGCTCACCTCACAATCGAGAACATTCTGGAAGGACGATTGCCCGCGCCCCTTTCACCTCCCACAG agaaTGCAAGGCAAGTAAATCTTGAGCCAGCCGCCTCCGCTCCCGAAACCGTTGCTGAACTTCAcag CGCTGAGTCGGTGGAAGCGGAGTTTTCAGAGAGCGCCGCAGAACGTGAGATGGCGCTGAGACGTCGTAAAATGCAATTGCTTGACGCTGCCAGGAGACGATACTTGCAAAGACTTCGCCCCAATACAACAGAACATGGGATGATGTCCTGA